The Sphingomicrobium sp. genome has a window encoding:
- a CDS encoding transporter, which yields MKIAIHAPLGALLACWSAAAAADHPVAGAFGSGGGIIVFGPDTLERGRWAAGLRLSFTKPNQRSDEELEALAGAHVHAHDSRYNLLTSLGLAYGLTDRLMLSAELPYVRHAGLRAGEHSHSGGAAHNEVVSLGSVNGVGDLRLMAKYRLTGAGPVSAALIAGVQVPTGSTHRRGNNGERLETEHQPGSGSVDPIIGASASAPVGSLRLSGSALYHFARKGAQQTRLGDRFQAGVALSKRFGDVAEEPHHHDGDVAPHSHAAPAPRTTWDAMVEVAGEWEGRQRIGGEIEPDSGGKSLWVAPGLRFNAASGWSAGVSVGVPVWQRIRESHPENSYRVILSLARGF from the coding sequence ATGAAGATTGCAATTCACGCGCCGCTCGGCGCGCTGCTGGCCTGTTGGTCGGCAGCCGCGGCGGCCGACCATCCAGTTGCCGGCGCCTTCGGTTCGGGCGGCGGGATCATCGTCTTCGGTCCCGACACGCTCGAGCGCGGGCGTTGGGCCGCCGGGCTGCGGCTGTCGTTCACCAAGCCGAACCAGCGCAGCGACGAGGAGCTCGAAGCGCTCGCGGGTGCTCACGTCCATGCGCACGACAGCCGCTATAACCTGCTCACGTCGCTTGGCCTGGCCTACGGCCTGACCGACCGGCTGATGCTGTCGGCGGAGCTGCCCTATGTGCGGCACGCAGGGCTGCGCGCCGGCGAGCACAGCCATTCGGGCGGCGCGGCGCACAATGAGGTTGTCTCGCTCGGCTCGGTCAATGGCGTGGGCGACTTGCGGCTGATGGCCAAGTACCGGCTGACTGGGGCGGGGCCGGTCAGTGCGGCGCTGATCGCCGGGGTCCAGGTGCCGACCGGAAGTACGCACCGGCGGGGCAATAATGGCGAGCGGCTTGAAACCGAGCACCAGCCGGGCTCAGGCAGCGTCGATCCGATCATCGGGGCGTCGGCGTCGGCGCCGGTCGGGTCGCTTCGGCTGAGCGGGAGCGCGCTCTATCATTTCGCGCGCAAAGGCGCGCAGCAGACGCGGCTCGGCGACCGGTTCCAGGCGGGTGTCGCCTTGTCGAAAAGGTTCGGTGACGTCGCGGAAGAGCCCCACCATCACGATGGCGACGTCGCGCCGCACAGCCATGCCGCGCCCGCGCCGCGGACCACCTGGGACGCCATGGTCGAGGTCGCGGGGGAGTGGGAAGGACGGCAGCGGATCGGCGGCGAGATCGAGCCCGACAGCGGCGGCAAGTCACTGTGGGTGGCGCCGGGGCTGCGCTTCAACGCGGCGTCGGGCTGGTCGGCCGGCGTCAGTGTCGGCGTCCCGGTTTGGCAGCGCATCCGCGAGTCGCACCCGGAGAACAGCTATCGCGTCATTCTGTCGCTCGCGCGCGGGTTCTGA
- a CDS encoding YdeI/OmpD-associated family protein, with translation MATDPRIDAYIAKAQPFAQPILEKVRARVHAALPDAEETVKWGMPAYTFGGKIVVMTAAFKAHAALNFWRGQEIGDGAAKPGAMGQFGKLKSLDDLPPDADLDQLIREAADLAKSAPAPRKPKAAKPAPEMHSQFAAALADAPQAKATFDAFPPSCRREYLEWIAEAKQDATRAKRIATAVEWLSEGKRRNWKYEKC, from the coding sequence ATGGCCACCGACCCGCGCATCGACGCCTATATCGCCAAGGCGCAGCCGTTCGCCCAGCCGATCCTCGAGAAGGTTCGGGCGCGCGTGCACGCCGCGCTTCCTGACGCCGAAGAGACGGTGAAGTGGGGCATGCCCGCCTACACCTTTGGCGGAAAGATCGTCGTCATGACAGCCGCGTTCAAAGCCCATGCCGCGCTCAACTTCTGGCGCGGGCAGGAGATTGGCGATGGCGCTGCAAAGCCCGGCGCCATGGGCCAGTTCGGCAAGCTCAAATCCCTCGACGACCTGCCGCCCGATGCCGATCTCGACCAGCTGATCCGCGAAGCCGCGGACCTCGCGAAGTCCGCCCCGGCGCCGCGCAAGCCGAAGGCTGCCAAGCCGGCACCAGAGATGCACTCGCAATTCGCCGCCGCGCTCGCCGACGCTCCCCAAGCGAAAGCGACCTTCGATGCCTTCCCGCCGTCCTGCCGCCGCGAATATCTCGAATGGATCGCGGAGGCGAAGCAGGACGCCACGAGAGCCAAGCGCATCGCCACCGCCGTCGAATGGCTAAGCGAAGGCAAGCGGCGGAACTGGAAATATGAAAAGTGCTGA
- a CDS encoding S46 family peptidase — protein MRLSRLCVSCAVLAFVPAAASAEEGMWTFDNFPIARANQALGTNIDQAWLDRVRLASVRIGGASGGLVSPEGLIFTNEHVASGCVEDISTPKRNYTETGFTPASRAGEAKCPGTTAEVLTNITDVTARMQAAGRGLEGEAFTKARAAEASKIEAEACGSDPKRRCQVVTLYRGGQFKLYDYRRYTDVRLVFAPEHRASAFGGDLDNFSFPRFAIDGAFLRAYEDGKPAATPNYLKWNAAPPQENQPVFLSGSPGATLRLMTQDQLRTVADVTLPLDQLLMSELRGRLLQFSEQSKANAFQAQGPLYGLENSYKRGYGRQQALIDAKFMAERTRAEQDFRRRVAADPKLAAEIGDPWADLAAIQPTMRALYPGYFLLEARSGGGSQLFNYAGLLVRGALERAKPNAERLPEFGEARLPGIENALGADRPVYPNVDEVQLAWWLSKLREILTVDDPRVRAVLGKESPEALAKRLAHGTKLGDPAFRKALWAGGLEAVDASNDPLIRFVRTFEPVARATRTEYEAKVQSVTDKASERLARGRFAVYGTSLYPDATGTLRLTYGRLKGWTYNGRTVPYSTNFAGLWDRASGAPPFDLPPRLAAAKGKIPPATILDVAASTDTIGGSSGSPAINANGEIIGANFDSTVLTQRNAFGYDPDVNRSVLVTATAVTAALRHAYNQQHLLKELGVD, from the coding sequence ATGCGCCTGAGCCGCCTTTGTGTAAGTTGCGCCGTCCTCGCCTTCGTTCCCGCCGCGGCGTCCGCCGAAGAAGGCATGTGGACCTTCGACAATTTCCCAATCGCCCGCGCCAACCAGGCGCTCGGCACTAACATCGACCAGGCGTGGCTCGACCGCGTCCGCCTCGCCTCGGTCCGCATCGGCGGCGCATCGGGCGGGCTGGTCTCGCCCGAAGGCCTGATCTTCACCAACGAACATGTCGCCTCGGGCTGCGTCGAGGACATTTCGACGCCCAAGCGCAACTATACCGAGACCGGCTTCACCCCCGCCAGCCGCGCCGGCGAAGCCAAATGTCCCGGCACGACCGCCGAAGTTCTGACCAACATCACCGACGTCACCGCGCGCATGCAGGCGGCCGGCCGCGGCCTCGAAGGCGAAGCCTTCACCAAGGCCCGCGCCGCCGAGGCCTCGAAGATCGAGGCCGAAGCCTGCGGCTCGGATCCCAAGCGTCGCTGCCAAGTCGTGACCCTCTACCGCGGCGGCCAGTTCAAGCTTTATGACTATCGCCGCTACACCGATGTCCGCCTGGTCTTCGCGCCGGAACATCGCGCGTCCGCGTTCGGCGGAGACCTCGACAATTTCAGCTTCCCGCGTTTCGCCATCGATGGCGCCTTCCTTCGCGCCTATGAAGACGGCAAGCCCGCCGCGACGCCCAATTATCTGAAGTGGAACGCCGCGCCGCCGCAGGAGAACCAGCCGGTGTTCCTGTCGGGAAGCCCCGGCGCGACGCTGCGGCTGATGACTCAGGACCAGCTGCGCACCGTCGCCGACGTCACCCTGCCGCTCGACCAGCTGCTGATGAGCGAGCTTCGCGGCCGCCTCCTGCAGTTTAGCGAGCAGAGCAAAGCCAACGCCTTCCAGGCGCAGGGGCCGCTCTATGGTCTCGAGAACAGCTACAAGCGCGGTTACGGCCGCCAGCAAGCGTTGATCGACGCGAAGTTCATGGCCGAGCGCACCCGCGCCGAGCAGGACTTCCGACGCCGCGTCGCCGCCGACCCGAAGCTCGCCGCCGAGATCGGCGACCCGTGGGCGGACCTCGCCGCCATCCAGCCGACCATGCGCGCGCTCTACCCGGGCTATTTCCTGCTCGAAGCGCGCAGCGGCGGCGGCTCGCAATTGTTCAACTATGCCGGATTGCTGGTCCGCGGCGCCCTCGAACGCGCCAAGCCCAATGCCGAGCGGCTGCCCGAATTCGGCGAGGCCCGCCTGCCGGGGATCGAAAACGCCCTCGGCGCCGACCGCCCGGTCTATCCCAATGTCGACGAAGTCCAGCTCGCCTGGTGGCTGTCGAAGCTGCGCGAGATCCTGACCGTCGACGACCCGCGCGTCCGCGCCGTGCTCGGGAAGGAATCGCCCGAAGCGCTCGCCAAGCGTCTCGCCCACGGCACCAAGCTCGGCGATCCGGCCTTTCGCAAGGCCCTATGGGCCGGCGGCTTGGAGGCGGTCGACGCGTCCAACGACCCGCTGATCCGCTTTGTCCGCACGTTCGAGCCGGTCGCGCGCGCTACGCGCACCGAATATGAAGCCAAGGTGCAGTCGGTCACCGACAAGGCCAGCGAGCGCCTCGCCCGCGGCCGCTTCGCCGTCTATGGCACGAGCCTCTATCCAGACGCCACCGGCACGCTGCGCCTGACCTACGGCCGCCTCAAGGGCTGGACCTACAACGGGCGCACCGTTCCTTATTCGACCAATTTCGCGGGCCTGTGGGACCGCGCAAGCGGCGCTCCGCCGTTCGACCTTCCGCCACGCCTCGCCGCAGCCAAGGGCAAGATCCCGCCGGCGACGATCCTCGACGTCGCCGCGTCGACCGACACGATCGGCGGCTCGTCGGGCTCGCCCGCGATCAACGCCAATGGCGAGATCATTGGGGCCAATTTCGACTCCACCGTGCTGACTCAGCGCAACGCCTTCGGCTACGATCCCGACGTCAACCGCAGCGTGCTGGTCACCGCCACCGCCGTTACCGCTGCCCTGCGCCACGCCTACAACCAGCAGCACCTGCTGAAGGAGCTAGGAGTAGACTAG
- the phaC gene encoding class I poly(R)-hydroxyalkanoic acid synthase, with protein MTDTKSASAIPTLEDWQHWTLVMGRAQQMLMEYWANSANKDQPFPAWDPSAFGFGTTPAAGDPMALMNAGAQAWAKGLESWGKMLGGVPVGGADEPDRKDRRFAAPEWRDNPVFDMIRKTYLQISDQLLGTVEKIDGLDAAAQEKLRFATRSFVDAMSPSNFALTNPQVLKRTLETRGENLLKGLANMLKDIASGQLTQTKQGVFEVGRNIATTPGKVVKQTPLYQLIQYTPTTDKVMKTPVVIFPPWINRFYILDLAPEKSFVKWCVENGVTLFMVSWKSADESIADTTLDDYVLKGQVDAIETVRDLLGVGQVHTIGYCVAGTTLAATLAYLESKGEADKVKSATFLTAQVDFSEAGDLKLFTGPETMGLLEQLTAEKGYLDGRYMAATFNLLRGRDLIWNYVVNNYLLGDEPAPFDLLYWNSDTTNLPAGWHRAYLEDLYKGNKLAECGAIKVKGTPVDIRRVKTPSYVQAGREDHIAPPQSVWKIMDHFQGEKRFVLAGSGHIAGVVNPPAAQKYQYWVNDQPCGTLDSFVEGATEHKGSWWPDWLAWLKKQDGATVKADGARVPGAGKLKAIEDAPGSYVKSR; from the coding sequence ATGACCGACACGAAAAGCGCAAGCGCGATCCCGACGCTGGAAGACTGGCAGCATTGGACGCTGGTGATGGGCCGCGCGCAGCAGATGCTGATGGAATATTGGGCGAACAGCGCGAACAAGGACCAGCCATTCCCCGCATGGGACCCGAGCGCATTCGGGTTCGGGACCACGCCGGCCGCGGGCGATCCGATGGCGCTCATGAATGCAGGCGCGCAGGCCTGGGCCAAGGGGCTCGAAAGCTGGGGCAAGATGCTCGGCGGCGTGCCGGTCGGCGGCGCTGACGAGCCGGACCGCAAGGACCGCCGGTTCGCGGCGCCGGAGTGGCGCGACAACCCGGTCTTCGACATGATCCGCAAGACCTATTTGCAGATCTCCGACCAGCTGCTCGGAACGGTCGAGAAGATCGACGGGCTGGACGCGGCCGCCCAAGAGAAATTGCGGTTCGCCACGCGCAGCTTCGTCGATGCGATGAGCCCGTCCAACTTCGCCCTGACCAACCCGCAAGTGCTCAAACGGACGCTGGAGACGCGCGGCGAGAATTTGCTGAAGGGCCTCGCCAACATGCTCAAGGACATTGCGTCGGGGCAGCTGACGCAAACCAAGCAAGGCGTGTTCGAGGTCGGGCGGAATATCGCGACGACGCCGGGCAAGGTCGTCAAGCAGACGCCGCTTTATCAGCTGATCCAGTACACGCCGACGACCGACAAGGTGATGAAGACGCCGGTCGTGATCTTCCCGCCGTGGATCAACCGCTTCTACATCCTCGACCTCGCGCCGGAGAAAAGCTTCGTGAAGTGGTGCGTTGAAAACGGCGTCACTTTGTTCATGGTGAGCTGGAAGTCGGCCGACGAGAGCATCGCCGACACGACGCTCGACGATTATGTGCTCAAAGGTCAGGTCGATGCGATCGAGACGGTGCGCGACCTTCTGGGGGTCGGACAAGTCCACACCATCGGCTATTGCGTTGCGGGCACCACGCTGGCGGCGACGCTCGCTTATCTCGAGAGCAAAGGTGAGGCGGACAAGGTCAAGTCGGCGACCTTCCTGACGGCGCAAGTGGACTTCAGCGAAGCCGGCGACCTCAAGCTTTTTACCGGGCCGGAGACGATGGGCCTGCTCGAGCAGCTGACGGCGGAAAAGGGCTATCTCGACGGCCGCTACATGGCGGCGACTTTCAACCTGCTCCGCGGCCGTGACCTGATCTGGAACTATGTCGTCAACAATTACCTGCTCGGCGACGAGCCGGCGCCGTTCGACCTGCTCTACTGGAACTCGGATACGACCAACCTGCCGGCCGGCTGGCACCGCGCCTACCTTGAGGACCTCTACAAGGGGAACAAGCTGGCGGAATGCGGTGCGATCAAGGTCAAGGGAACGCCGGTCGACATCAGGCGCGTGAAGACGCCTTCTTATGTGCAGGCCGGGCGCGAAGATCATATCGCGCCGCCGCAGAGCGTGTGGAAGATCATGGACCATTTCCAGGGCGAGAAGAGGTTCGTGCTGGCCGGGTCCGGGCATATCGCGGGCGTCGTCAATCCGCCGGCAGCGCAGAAGTACCAATATTGGGTCAACGACCAGCCGTGCGGGACGCTCGACAGCTTCGTCGAAGGCGCGACCGAGCATAAGGGCAGCTGGTGGCCCGATTGGCTGGCGTGGCTGAAGAAACAGGATGGCGCGACAGTGAAGGCCGACGGCGCCCGGGTGCCCGGCGCGGGCAAGCTCAAGGCGATCGAGGATGCGCCGGGGAGCTATGTCAAATCGCGCTGA
- the hrpB gene encoding ATP-dependent helicase HrpB, which produces MRLPIDEVLPELLASLREHDRALLIAPPGAGKTTKVAPALLDQPWCGGQILLLVPRRLAARAAAEFMAAALGQKPGETIGYATRLDSKVGKATRVIAMTHGVFLARIEADPELAGVSAVLFDEVHERSLDNDLALAFALDAASALRPDLKLLAMSATLDADRFRRLLGEPPVITSEGKSFPLEIRHIGRDAAARIEPQMASAIRSALGEHEGSLLAFLPGVAEIERTADALGSLAVDVDLHKLHGGIDPAAQRAALAPPPPGRRKLVLATSIAETSVTLQDVRIVIDSGLARRPRYDRGAGLTRLVTERASRAAATQRAGRSARQAPGVAIRLWEEAATASMPAHDPPEILEADLSALLLSSLLWGEADPRRLPFIDPPPAAALDEARKRLTTLGAIDEDGRITDHGRAIAALPLEPRLAHMLMDASALGIGAAAADVAALLTERGLGGNDPDLELRWRRWQNDHSPRAEAARKMAANWLHRTPLSLAGGAGGGPVQRDRHSLPPTPSRPAGGGEYIAAALALAFPDRVSRRRDASGESWQSVGGRGFRLDPASPLASSQWLAVGEVAGAASGARILSAAAIDEKDVLDLFADRIEIRQDGDFDPATGSVTPTRSRRLGAIRLSSGPDPEPDLEAIAAALLEGLRDHGLHLLPWDERATQLRHRAAFAHRFDDSIPALDEETLLDRADEWLAPLLTGKRRLSDIPPHALASALETLLGYDAARKLDRLAPAEFASPAGSRHVIDYAAPGGPIVEVRAQALFGLAQHPMLANGAVPLTLAITSPAGRPIQTTKDLPRFWAGSWREVAKDMRGRYPKHPWPDDPASAAPTLKTKRASQRG; this is translated from the coding sequence ATGCGCCTGCCGATCGACGAAGTCCTCCCCGAACTGCTTGCCTCATTGCGCGAGCACGATCGAGCGCTGCTGATCGCCCCGCCGGGCGCCGGCAAGACCACCAAGGTCGCGCCCGCGCTTCTCGATCAGCCCTGGTGCGGCGGCCAGATCCTGCTGCTCGTCCCGCGCCGCCTCGCCGCCCGCGCAGCCGCCGAGTTCATGGCCGCGGCGCTCGGGCAAAAGCCCGGCGAAACGATCGGCTACGCAACCCGCCTCGACAGCAAGGTCGGTAAGGCGACCCGCGTCATCGCCATGACGCACGGCGTCTTCCTGGCGCGCATCGAAGCCGACCCGGAACTCGCCGGCGTCTCCGCCGTCCTGTTCGACGAAGTCCACGAACGCAGCCTCGACAATGACCTGGCGCTCGCTTTCGCGCTGGACGCCGCAAGCGCGCTCCGTCCCGACCTGAAGCTCCTCGCCATGTCGGCGACACTCGATGCCGACCGCTTCCGCCGCCTGCTCGGTGAGCCGCCTGTCATCACCAGCGAGGGCAAGAGCTTCCCGCTCGAGATCCGCCACATCGGCCGCGACGCCGCCGCGCGGATCGAGCCGCAAATGGCGTCCGCTATCCGAAGCGCGCTCGGCGAGCATGAAGGCTCGCTGCTCGCTTTCCTGCCCGGCGTCGCCGAGATCGAGCGTACCGCCGACGCGCTCGGATCGCTGGCGGTCGATGTCGACCTGCATAAGCTCCACGGCGGCATCGACCCGGCGGCCCAGCGCGCCGCCCTCGCACCGCCGCCCCCGGGCAGGCGCAAGCTGGTCCTTGCCACCAGCATCGCGGAAACCAGCGTCACGCTGCAGGACGTGCGCATCGTCATCGACAGCGGCCTCGCCCGCCGCCCGCGCTACGACCGCGGCGCCGGCCTCACTCGCCTCGTCACCGAACGGGCAAGTCGCGCCGCCGCCACCCAGCGCGCGGGCCGCTCGGCGCGTCAGGCGCCCGGCGTCGCCATCCGGCTGTGGGAAGAAGCCGCAACCGCTTCGATGCCGGCCCACGACCCGCCCGAAATCCTTGAAGCCGACCTCTCTGCGCTCCTTCTCAGCTCCCTTTTGTGGGGGGAAGCCGACCCGCGCCGCCTGCCCTTCATAGACCCGCCGCCGGCCGCCGCGCTCGACGAAGCGCGCAAGCGCCTGACGACCCTCGGCGCCATCGACGAAGACGGCCGCATCACCGACCACGGCCGCGCCATTGCCGCGCTGCCGCTAGAGCCGCGCCTCGCCCACATGCTCATGGATGCGAGCGCGCTCGGCATTGGCGCCGCCGCCGCGGACGTCGCCGCATTGCTCACCGAGCGGGGCCTCGGCGGCAACGACCCGGACCTCGAACTGCGTTGGCGCCGTTGGCAGAACGACCACTCGCCCCGTGCCGAGGCGGCCAGAAAGATGGCGGCCAATTGGCTGCACAGGACTCCCCTCTCGCTTGCGGGGGGGGCTGGGGGAGGGCCTGTTCAGCGCGACAGACACTCCCTCCCCCCGACCCCCTCCCGCCCAGCGGGAGGGGGAGAATATATCGCCGCAGCTCTCGCGCTCGCTTTCCCCGATCGCGTCTCCCGCCGTCGCGACGCCTCGGGCGAAAGCTGGCAGTCAGTGGGCGGCCGCGGCTTTCGCCTCGACCCCGCCTCCCCGCTGGCAAGCAGCCAGTGGCTCGCTGTCGGCGAAGTAGCAGGTGCCGCATCGGGTGCCCGCATCCTCTCCGCCGCGGCGATCGACGAGAAAGACGTGCTCGACCTCTTCGCCGACCGGATCGAGATCCGCCAGGACGGCGACTTCGACCCTGCGACCGGCTCGGTCACCCCGACGCGCAGCCGCCGCCTTGGCGCAATCCGCCTGTCGTCGGGACCCGACCCAGAGCCTGATCTCGAAGCAATTGCCGCTGCCCTCCTCGAAGGCCTCCGCGACCATGGGCTACACCTGCTGCCATGGGACGAACGCGCGACCCAGCTCCGCCACCGCGCCGCCTTCGCGCACCGCTTCGACGACAGCATCCCGGCGCTCGACGAGGAAACGCTGCTCGACCGCGCCGACGAATGGCTGGCCCCGCTCCTCACCGGCAAGCGCCGCCTGTCAGACATCCCGCCGCACGCGCTCGCCTCCGCGCTCGAAACCCTGCTCGGCTACGACGCCGCACGAAAGCTCGACCGCCTCGCACCCGCCGAATTCGCCAGCCCCGCCGGAAGTCGCCACGTAATCGATTACGCCGCGCCCGGCGGCCCGATTGTGGAAGTCCGCGCCCAGGCGTTGTTCGGCCTCGCCCAGCACCCGATGCTGGCCAATGGCGCCGTCCCCCTGACGCTCGCCATCACCTCGCCCGCCGGCCGGCCGATCCAGACCACCAAGGACCTGCCCCGCTTCTGGGCGGGAAGCTGGCGCGAGGTCGCCAAGGACATGCGCGGCCGCTATCCCAAGCACCCTTGGCCGGACGATCCGGCAAGCGCCGCCCCGACCCTCAAGACCAAGCGCGCGTCGCAGCGCGGATGA
- a CDS encoding GNAT family N-acetyltransferase, with protein sequence MSNRADGVTLRTARLDEREQLEDLQRRASLALPDYREQLLAHPDAIDLPEDQIAKGQVIVAELGGRVAGFAAVVDGELDGLFVEPEFWKRGIGRLLVDAATHDARRKGLALSVVANPSSRTFYERCGFSLEGEEQTRFGPALRMTR encoded by the coding sequence ATGTCAAATCGCGCTGACGGCGTGACGCTGCGCACCGCGCGGCTCGACGAGCGCGAACAGCTGGAGGACCTGCAGCGGCGCGCATCCCTCGCGCTGCCGGACTATCGCGAGCAATTGCTCGCTCATCCGGACGCCATCGACCTGCCCGAGGATCAGATTGCGAAGGGGCAGGTGATCGTCGCCGAACTCGGCGGCCGCGTCGCGGGCTTTGCGGCCGTGGTGGACGGCGAGCTTGACGGGCTGTTCGTCGAGCCGGAGTTTTGGAAGCGCGGCATTGGCCGATTGTTGGTCGACGCGGCAACACACGACGCGCGGCGCAAAGGGCTGGCGCTCAGCGTAGTCGCAAACCCGAGCTCTCGCACATTCTACGAACGCTGCGGCTTCAGCCTGGAAGGCGAAGAGCAGACGCGGTTCGGACCGGCGCTGCGGATGACGCGCTAG
- a CDS encoding trimeric intracellular cation channel family protein, producing MDSAAIPSPLVLLDYFGIAVFAVSGALLAAEKRQTLVTFFFFAVVTGVGGGTLRDLLIRAPVFWVHTNATLLICIAAALLVWAVGRRWIPGGALLWFDAAGMAAYATYGAAKALAFGVAPVPAFAMGVLTACVGGIIRDVLAGEPSILMRPELYVTAAALASGIFVGFALFGFVGWGAALLASAAGFILRGAAIQRGWSLPAYRD from the coding sequence GTGGACTCGGCAGCCATCCCCTCCCCGCTCGTCCTGCTCGACTATTTCGGCATTGCCGTGTTCGCCGTTTCGGGCGCCCTGCTCGCTGCCGAAAAGCGCCAGACCCTCGTCACCTTCTTCTTCTTCGCGGTGGTCACGGGAGTCGGCGGCGGCACGTTGCGCGACCTGCTGATCCGCGCGCCCGTCTTCTGGGTCCACACCAACGCGACCTTGCTCATCTGCATTGCCGCGGCGCTGCTCGTCTGGGCGGTCGGCCGCCGCTGGATCCCGGGCGGTGCGCTCCTGTGGTTCGACGCCGCCGGCATGGCGGCGTACGCGACCTATGGCGCCGCCAAGGCGCTCGCCTTCGGCGTTGCCCCCGTCCCGGCATTCGCGATGGGCGTGCTGACCGCCTGCGTCGGCGGCATCATCCGCGACGTCCTCGCCGGCGAGCCGTCGATCCTGATGCGCCCCGAACTTTACGTCACCGCCGCCGCGCTCGCGTCCGGCATCTTCGTCGGCTTCGCTTTGTTCGGCTTCGTCGGCTGGGGCGCGGCCCTTCTCGCATCCGCCGCCGGCTTCATCCTTCGCGGCGCCGCAATCCAGCGCGGCTGGTCGCTCCCCGCCTATCGCGACTAG
- a CDS encoding polyprenyl synthetase family protein — MSATVHPLTGQRPPSLDALMALTAADMNGVNAVILERMQSKVALIPELAGHLIAGGGKRMRPMLTLASGTLLGYPGTRHHKLAAAVEFIHTATLLHDDVVDGSGMRRGKRTANLIWGNPASVLVGDFLFSRAFELMVEDGSLKVLKILSHASAVIAEGEVDQLTAQRQVDTDEDHYLHIISAKTAALFAAACRVSPVVAEASEAAELALDAYGRNLGIAFQLTDDVIDYASDAATMGKGVGDDFRDGKMTLPVILAYARGSDEDRSFWRAAIGGERISDEDLAHATGLLNSTDALADTVERARQYARRAIDALAMFPASKAKSALTEAAEFAVARAY; from the coding sequence GTGTCCGCCACCGTCCACCCGCTGACCGGCCAGCGTCCGCCCTCGCTCGACGCGCTGATGGCGCTCACCGCCGCCGACATGAACGGCGTCAACGCCGTCATCCTCGAGCGCATGCAGAGCAAGGTCGCGCTGATCCCGGAGCTTGCCGGCCACCTGATCGCCGGCGGCGGCAAGCGCATGCGGCCGATGCTGACCCTCGCGAGCGGCACCCTGCTCGGCTACCCCGGCACCCGCCACCACAAGCTCGCCGCCGCCGTCGAATTCATCCATACCGCGACGCTCCTCCACGACGATGTCGTCGACGGCTCGGGCATGCGTCGCGGCAAGCGCACCGCCAACCTCATCTGGGGCAATCCGGCCAGCGTCCTGGTCGGCGACTTCCTCTTCTCCCGCGCCTTCGAACTGATGGTCGAGGACGGCAGCCTCAAGGTGCTGAAGATCCTCAGCCACGCCTCCGCCGTGATCGCGGAAGGCGAGGTCGACCAGCTCACCGCCCAGCGGCAGGTCGACACCGACGAAGACCATTATCTCCACATCATCAGCGCCAAGACCGCCGCTTTGTTCGCCGCCGCCTGCCGCGTTTCACCGGTGGTCGCCGAGGCCAGCGAAGCCGCCGAGCTTGCGCTCGATGCCTATGGCCGCAATCTCGGCATCGCTTTCCAGCTGACCGACGACGTCATCGATTATGCATCCGACGCCGCCACCATGGGCAAGGGCGTCGGCGACGACTTCCGCGACGGCAAAATGACGCTTCCGGTGATCCTCGCCTACGCGCGCGGCAGCGATGAGGACCGCAGCTTCTGGCGCGCGGCGATCGGCGGCGAGCGCATCTCGGACGAGGACCTCGCCCATGCGACCGGCCTCCTGAATTCGACGGACGCGCTTGCCGACACGGTCGAGCGCGCGCGCCAATATGCCCGCCGGGCCATCGACGCGCTCGCCATGTTCCCCGCGAGCAAGGCCAAGTCGGCGCTGACCGAAGCCGCCGAATTCGCGGTCGCCCGCGCTTACTAG
- a CDS encoding DUF2946 family protein translates to MSRLRSAPLVLRSVLALACALLIAVRLLSPMGFMPAFERGSVSIVACPDYGPAPASGHDHGDSKSTHQHCPYAAASGLDAVNVGAALVVALLLFGAALVQGRAFAFLERHKRRERPPSQGPPILA, encoded by the coding sequence ATGTCCCGCTTGAGGTCAGCGCCGCTTGTTCTTCGCAGCGTCCTGGCGCTTGCCTGCGCGCTGCTGATCGCGGTGCGGTTGCTGAGCCCGATGGGGTTCATGCCGGCGTTCGAGCGTGGATCCGTCAGCATCGTCGCGTGCCCGGATTATGGTCCGGCGCCGGCGAGCGGGCACGATCATGGTGACAGCAAGAGCACGCATCAGCACTGCCCTTATGCCGCTGCGTCGGGGCTCGACGCGGTTAATGTCGGTGCGGCGCTTGTCGTGGCGCTGCTGCTGTTCGGCGCCGCGCTGGTGCAGGGGCGCGCCTTCGCCTTCCTGGAGCGCCACAAGCGCCGCGAGCGGCCTCCGTCGCAGGGGCCGCCGATCCTCGCCTGA